A genomic region of Plasmodium falciparum 3D7 genome assembly, chromosome: 11 contains the following coding sequences:
- a CDS encoding pyridoxine biosynthesis protein PDX2 yields MSEITIGVLSLQGDFEPHINHFIKLQIPSLNIIQVRNVHDLGLCDGLVIPGGESTTVRRCCAYENDTLYNALVHFIHVLKKPIWGTCAGCILLSKNVENIKLYSNFGNKFSFGGLDITICRNFYGSQNDSFICSLNIISDSSAFKKDLTAACIRAPYIREILSDEVKVLATFSHESYGPNIIAAVEQNNCLGTVFHPELLPHTAFQQYFYEKVKNYKYS; encoded by the exons atgtcaGAAATAACTATAGGGGTATTATCACTACAAGGTGATTTTGAACCGcatataaatcattttatCAAATTACAAATACCGTCGTTAAATATTATCCAA GTAAGAAATGTTCATGATTTGGGACTATGTGACGGGCTTGTAATTCCAGGTGGAGAATCCACAACTGTACGTCGATGTTGTGCTTATGAAAATGATACcttatataat GCTTTAGTACATTTCATTCATGTGCTAAAAAAGCCAATTTGGGGCACTTGTGCAG gtTGTATTCTCTTATCTAAGAatgtagaaaatataaaactttATAGCAATTTTGGaaataaattttcttttgGAGGATTGGATATAACTATATGTAGAAATTTTTATGGATCACAA aatGATAGTTTTATATGCTCATTAAACATAATATCTGATAGTAGTGCTTTTAAGAAAGACTTAACAGCGGCCTGCATAAGGGCACCTTATATAAGAGAAATATTATCAGATGAA gtaAAAGTACTTGCTACATTTTCACATGAATCATATGGCCCAAATATTATAGCAG ccGTTGAACAGAATAATTGTTTAGGCACAGTTTTCCATCCAGAATTATTGCCACATACCGCTTTTcaacaatatttttatgagaaggttaaaaattacaaatattCATAA
- a CDS encoding pyridoxine biosynthesis protein PDX2, whose translation MSEITIGVLSLQGDFEPHINHFIKLQIPSLNIIQVRNVHDLGLCDGLVIPGGESTTVRRCCAYENDTLYNALVHFIHVLKKPIWGTCAGCILLSKNVENIKLYSNFGNKFSFGGLDITICRNFYGSQVKVLATFSHESYGPNIIAAVEQNNCLGTVFHPELLPHTAFQQYFYEKVKNYKYS comes from the exons atgtcaGAAATAACTATAGGGGTATTATCACTACAAGGTGATTTTGAACCGcatataaatcattttatCAAATTACAAATACCGTCGTTAAATATTATCCAA GTAAGAAATGTTCATGATTTGGGACTATGTGACGGGCTTGTAATTCCAGGTGGAGAATCCACAACTGTACGTCGATGTTGTGCTTATGAAAATGATACcttatataat GCTTTAGTACATTTCATTCATGTGCTAAAAAAGCCAATTTGGGGCACTTGTGCAG gtTGTATTCTCTTATCTAAGAatgtagaaaatataaaactttATAGCAATTTTGGaaataaattttcttttgGAGGATTGGATATAACTATATGTAGAAATTTTTATGGATCACAA gtaAAAGTACTTGCTACATTTTCACATGAATCATATGGCCCAAATATTATAGCAG ccGTTGAACAGAATAATTGTTTAGGCACAGTTTTCCATCCAGAATTATTGCCACATACCGCTTTTcaacaatatttttatgagaaggttaaaaattacaaatattCATAA
- a CDS encoding peptidyl-prolyl cis-trans isomerase, with amino-acid sequence MSLSIHTNYGDIKIELFCYEVPKTCKNFLALCASGYYDNTKFHKNIKGFAIQGGDPTNTGKGGQSIYGKYFEDEFDSTLKHDKRGIVSMANKGKPNTNGSQFFITYSRQPHLNGIYPVFGKVIDGMDVLSVLENEPVGEKSRPIKDIIIETITIHANPIAEEESVDN; translated from the exons aTGTCTTTGAGTATACATACAAATTATGgagatataaaaatagaattATTCTGTTATGAGGTTCCAAAAACGTGtaaa AACTTCTTAGCTTTATGTGCTTCTggatattatgataataccAAATTTCACaa aaatataaaaggaTTTGCCATACAAGGCGGAGACCCAACCAATACAGGAAAAGGAGGGCAAAGTATTTATGGGAAATATTTCGAGGACGAATTTGATTCAACATTAAAG catGACAAAAGAGGTATTGTATCAATGGCAAATAAGGGAAAACCAAATACTAACGGTTCtcaattttttataacatattcTAGACAACCACATCTTAATGGTATTTATCCTGTCTTTGGAAA gGTGATTGACGGCATGGATGTTCTATCTGTTCTTGAGAATG aACCTGTGGGGGAAAAAAGTAGGCCAATTAAAGATATTATAATTGAGACGATAACTATTCATGCTAACCCTATAGCCGAGGAGGAATCAGTGGATAATTAA